From Oscillospiraceae bacterium CM, a single genomic window includes:
- the ablB gene encoding putative beta-lysine N-acetyltransferase — MTDATIKLGSSTLQHGPLNNRVYLMKLSKADYPQIIGQMEDLAARHQYTKIFAKIPQWAAEEFEKKGYTTEARIPLFFQGREDARFIARYLDASRKIETNEAEAAQILEAAEKTKMAVKTPIPDRRFRFSLLTESDANDLAALYRRVFPSYPFPIFDPAYLKKTMRENVVYFGIRADGALVAAASCEMDLENNNVEMTDFATLEAYRSKGLAGYLLCEMECEMKNRGVLTAYTIARALSYGMNVTFAKIGYLFAGTLINNTHISGGVESMNVWFKPLGQHITPPSQ; from the coding sequence AACAACAGGGTCTATCTGATGAAGCTCTCTAAAGCCGATTACCCGCAAATCATCGGTCAGATGGAGGACTTGGCGGCCCGTCATCAGTATACCAAAATTTTTGCCAAGATTCCGCAATGGGCAGCTGAAGAATTCGAAAAAAAAGGATATACCACAGAGGCGCGCATTCCTCTTTTCTTTCAAGGGAGGGAAGACGCACGCTTTATAGCCCGATATCTGGATGCATCCAGAAAAATTGAGACAAACGAGGCGGAAGCGGCGCAAATACTTGAAGCTGCCGAAAAAACTAAGATGGCGGTTAAGACGCCTATTCCTGACAGACGGTTTCGCTTCAGCTTGCTGACGGAAAGCGACGCCAACGATTTGGCGGCACTTTACCGGCGCGTTTTTCCATCCTACCCATTTCCCATATTCGATCCGGCGTATCTGAAAAAGACGATGCGTGAAAACGTCGTCTACTTCGGCATCAGAGCTGACGGCGCGCTCGTTGCTGCCGCCTCTTGTGAGATGGACCTGGAAAACAACAATGTAGAAATGACCGATTTTGCCACGCTGGAAGCGTATCGGTCAAAGGGCCTTGCCGGGTATTTGCTTTGCGAGATGGAATGCGAAATGAAAAATAGAGGTGTCCTCACGGCGTATACAATAGCGCGAGCCCTGTCATATGGCATGAATGTGACTTTTGCAAAAATAGGCTATCTATTTGCCGGGACGCTCATCAACAACACGCACATCTCCGGAGGGGTGGAGAGTATGAACGTCTGGTTTAAGCCACTCGGTCAGCATATAACGCCACCCAGCCAGTAA
- a CDS encoding NifB/NifX family molybdenum-iron cluster-binding protein: MRVAVTYENGLVFQHFGHAERFKIYDIDDGRVQAATTVNTNGSGHGSLAAILKNLNVDTLICGGIGGGAKTALSDANIRLLGGVSGDADKAVEAFLAGALAYNSEITCNHHGEHHGGHSQAHTCSEHGCGGEHHHHHGAH; this comes from the coding sequence GTGAGGGTTGCGGTAACATACGAAAACGGACTCGTTTTTCAGCATTTCGGGCACGCGGAGCGCTTTAAAATCTATGATATCGATGACGGCCGCGTTCAGGCGGCGACGACTGTCAACACCAACGGCAGCGGCCACGGCTCGCTGGCGGCCATCTTAAAGAACCTGAACGTTGACACCCTCATCTGCGGCGGTATCGGCGGCGGTGCCAAAACTGCCCTCAGCGACGCGAACATTCGTCTTCTGGGCGGCGTCTCCGGTGACGCGGACAAGGCCGTTGAAGCTTTTCTGGCGGGCGCGCTTGCCTATAACAGCGAGATCACCTGCAATCACCATGGGGAGCATCACGGCGGTCACAGCCAAGCGCACACCTGCTCAGAGCACGGCTGCGGCGGTGAACACCACCATCATCACGGCGCGCACTGA
- a CDS encoding Mrp/NBP35 family ATP-binding protein, which translates to MSETCSSSCTSCGSDCSDRTEEQTDFREQPHELSHIKKVIGIVSGKGGVGKSLVTSMLAVLARRDGFKTAVLDADITGPSIPKAFGLSEKATGSELGIQPVKTKTDIAVMSLNLLTQNETDPVVWRGPVIAGMVKQFWKDVIWGDVDLMFIDMPPGTGDVPLTVFQSIPVDGIVIVTTPQELVGMIVEKAGNMARMMKIPVFGLVENMSSVTCPDCGKSFSIFGESRVEASAEKYQIPVTARLPIDPKLAEACDAGTIEQFEGDWLDDIINFIESEEMM; encoded by the coding sequence ATGAGTGAAACGTGCAGCAGCAGCTGTACCTCCTGCGGGAGTGATTGTTCTGACAGAACGGAAGAACAAACAGATTTCAGGGAGCAGCCCCACGAACTCAGTCACATTAAAAAAGTCATTGGCATTGTCAGCGGCAAGGGCGGTGTCGGCAAGTCGCTTGTCACGTCTATGCTGGCCGTTCTGGCTCGGCGTGACGGGTTTAAAACGGCTGTCCTTGACGCCGATATCACGGGGCCTTCCATCCCCAAAGCGTTTGGCCTTTCAGAAAAAGCCACTGGCAGCGAGCTGGGCATTCAACCCGTTAAAACAAAAACAGACATTGCCGTGATGTCACTGAACCTTTTAACCCAAAATGAGACGGACCCCGTCGTCTGGCGCGGCCCTGTCATCGCCGGGATGGTCAAGCAGTTTTGGAAAGACGTCATCTGGGGCGACGTTGATTTGATGTTTATTGACATGCCGCCCGGCACGGGCGACGTACCGCTGACGGTCTTCCAGTCGATCCCGGTTGACGGCATTGTGATCGTCACCACACCGCAGGAGCTCGTCGGCATGATTGTTGAAAAAGCTGGCAACATGGCGCGGATGATGAAAATCCCCGTCTTCGGGCTTGTTGAGAACATGAGCAGCGTCACCTGTCCTGATTGCGGTAAAAGCTTCTCGATCTTTGGTGAGAGCCGCGTGGAGGCGTCTGCCGAAAAATATCAAATCCCGGTGACGGCTCGCCTGCCGATCGACCCAAAGCTGGCAGAGGCGTGCGACGCGGGGACGATTGAGCAGTTTGAAGGCGACTGGCTCGATGATATCATTAACTTCATAGAAAGCGAGGAAATGATGTGA
- a CDS encoding DUF134 domain-containing protein encodes MPRPKKCRRVCCMPQSLSFGPLNGASEQCARVVMTVDEFESIRLIDLEGLSQEDCAGQMGVARTTAQAIYGSARLKLAQCLVSGLELSISGGDYVLCDESSPPCSCRHCHKNNCHLGDEVK; translated from the coding sequence ATGCCGCGTCCGAAAAAATGTCGGCGCGTCTGCTGTATGCCCCAGAGCCTCAGCTTCGGGCCGCTTAACGGTGCGTCGGAACAGTGCGCGCGTGTTGTGATGACGGTGGACGAATTTGAATCGATCCGGCTGATTGACCTTGAAGGGCTCAGTCAGGAAGACTGCGCCGGACAAATGGGTGTGGCGAGAACGACGGCACAGGCAATTTACGGCAGCGCGCGTCTAAAATTGGCACAATGCCTTGTCAGCGGCTTAGAGCTATCCATCAGCGGCGGTGACTACGTTTTATGTGACGAATCGTCGCCACCTTGCTCTTGCCGTCATTGTCACAAAAATAATTGTCATTTGGGAGATGAAGTAAAATGA
- a CDS encoding cysteine hydrolase has protein sequence MLIQKETALIVVDMQYGGGAPDGSLVKMLNVDVTRQEDIVTPMIALKDFFNANGMLVVNVKTEYEADFSDWPMLDARFEVKKHRHFVKGTADAEIIPPLAPRDGEVLIVKNRWNAFFNTDLDGLLQKHGIKNLVIVGAATDVCVLETCSAAFSRNYNCIVPIETTASFTPERKQLGLEMLAFGRSLVVHVDDVYKMFA, from the coding sequence TTGCTCATTCAAAAAGAAACGGCGCTCATTGTTGTCGATATGCAGTACGGCGGCGGCGCGCCCGACGGGTCACTTGTTAAAATGCTCAATGTCGATGTCACCCGCCAGGAAGACATTGTCACGCCGATGATCGCGCTCAAAGACTTTTTCAACGCGAACGGGATGCTCGTCGTCAACGTAAAAACGGAATATGAGGCGGATTTCAGCGACTGGCCGATGCTGGACGCGCGATTTGAGGTCAAAAAGCACCGCCATTTTGTTAAAGGGACGGCTGATGCCGAAATCATCCCGCCGCTGGCGCCGCGTGACGGCGAAGTCCTCATTGTTAAAAACAGATGGAACGCCTTTTTCAATACAGACCTGGACGGCCTGCTTCAAAAGCATGGCATCAAAAACCTCGTTATCGTCGGCGCCGCCACCGATGTCTGTGTCCTAGAAACGTGCAGCGCCGCGTTCTCACGCAATTACAACTGTATTGTTCCGATTGAAACGACGGCTTCATTCACGCCGGAGCGCAAACAACTCGGCCTTGAAATGCTCGCCTTTGGGCGAAGCCTTGTCGTTCATGTCGACGATGTTTATAAAATGTTTGCGTAA
- the mgtA gene encoding magnesium-translocating P-type ATPase — translation MAELKDCFWAYQTADILSDLQTEKNGLTSEEAAARLKLVGANVLKEKRNTNALSLLLSQFKSPILIILFFAVALSIFLKDTADALIILAIVLISSLLGFWQEYGADNSVKKLLALVQIRSLIRRDGRDVDIGVEDIVPGDIVLLKAGDLVPADCLLIEDNALFVDEATLTGETYPVEKQVALLPAETVLSERKNCLWMGTHVISGTGSAVIVKTGKETEYGKISERLKLRPMETEFERGVRRFGYLLMEITLILVFAIFAINIILKRPPLDAFLFSLALAVGLTPQLLPAIISINLAHGAKMMAAVKVIVKRLAAIENFGSMDILCSDKTGTLTEGMVRLNAPYGIDGIEYNKVLYYAYLNASFESGFNNPIDAAIRSHQPFDIAGYEKLEEEPYDFIRKRLSILLADQMGRQLVVTKGAFQNILDVCTKAETADGSIVDIEAVRSAIEKHFAAFSSKGYRTLGVAYKTGVETLHENEHEHDMTFLGFLTFFDPLKEDIRETIGHLRELGVGLKIITGDNHLVAATVVSQIGIGGDLLTGSDLRQMSDDALIQKAPTVSIFAEVEPNQKERIILALKKAGYVVGYMGDGINDASALHASDVSISVDSAADAAKEAADIVLLEKDLRVLLSGVKAGRVTFANTLKYVFMATSANFGNMFSMAGASLFLPFLPLLPKQILLTNLMTDIPEMTIASDDVDSELISKPRRWDIRFIRRFMVTFGLISSIFDYVTFALLWFFLHATDTSFRTGWFIESVVSAAIIVLIVRTRKPFFKSRPSGALTLAVLLIALIAVAIPYTPLAGLFGFIPMQPWVLLVIGCIVALYIASVESIKKIFYRRV, via the coding sequence ATGGCGGAACTAAAAGATTGCTTTTGGGCGTATCAGACGGCCGATATCCTCTCAGACCTTCAAACAGAAAAAAACGGCCTGACAAGTGAGGAGGCTGCGGCAAGACTTAAGCTGGTTGGCGCAAACGTCCTCAAAGAAAAGCGAAACACAAACGCCCTGTCGCTTCTGCTGTCGCAATTTAAAAGCCCGATTCTTATTATTCTATTTTTTGCTGTTGCTCTATCCATTTTCTTAAAAGACACAGCCGACGCACTCATCATTCTGGCAATCGTTTTAATAAGCAGCCTACTTGGCTTTTGGCAGGAATACGGGGCGGACAATTCGGTGAAAAAGTTGCTGGCCTTAGTGCAGATCAGATCACTGATACGCCGCGACGGCCGGGATGTGGACATCGGTGTTGAGGACATCGTCCCCGGCGATATTGTGCTTCTGAAAGCGGGAGACCTTGTCCCCGCAGATTGCCTGCTGATTGAGGATAACGCGCTGTTTGTCGACGAGGCAACGCTGACAGGGGAAACATACCCCGTTGAAAAACAGGTCGCTCTTCTCCCGGCGGAGACCGTTCTCTCCGAACGGAAGAATTGCCTGTGGATGGGGACGCACGTTATCAGCGGTACCGGCAGCGCCGTCATCGTCAAAACGGGCAAAGAGACGGAATACGGAAAAATATCAGAACGTCTGAAGCTGCGCCCCATGGAGACGGAATTCGAACGCGGCGTCAGGCGCTTCGGGTATTTGCTGATGGAGATCACGCTTATCCTCGTGTTTGCTATTTTTGCGATTAACATCATTTTAAAAAGACCGCCGCTCGACGCCTTTCTTTTCTCACTCGCCCTTGCCGTCGGTCTAACGCCACAGCTGCTCCCCGCGATCATCAGCATCAACCTTGCGCACGGCGCGAAGATGATGGCGGCGGTCAAAGTGATTGTCAAGCGTTTAGCGGCAATCGAAAATTTTGGCAGTATGGACATCCTCTGTTCCGATAAAACCGGCACGCTCACGGAGGGGATGGTCCGCCTCAACGCACCGTATGGCATCGACGGCATTGAATATAACAAGGTGCTTTATTATGCGTATCTCAACGCTTCTTTTGAGTCGGGCTTCAATAACCCGATAGACGCGGCGATCCGATCACACCAGCCGTTTGATATAGCCGGATATGAAAAGCTTGAAGAGGAGCCGTATGATTTTATCCGCAAGCGTCTGAGCATTCTTCTGGCAGACCAGATGGGACGGCAGCTCGTTGTGACAAAAGGCGCCTTTCAAAATATTCTTGATGTCTGCACAAAAGCGGAGACGGCCGATGGCAGTATTGTCGACATTGAAGCGGTCAGAAGCGCAATTGAAAAACATTTTGCGGCGTTTTCAAGCAAAGGCTACCGGACGCTGGGCGTCGCATATAAAACGGGTGTTGAGACGCTTCACGAGAATGAGCACGAGCACGACATGACCTTTCTCGGCTTTTTAACTTTTTTTGATCCGCTTAAAGAAGACATCCGCGAGACAATCGGGCATCTGCGGGAGCTCGGTGTCGGCCTCAAAATCATCACGGGCGACAATCACCTCGTTGCCGCGACAGTTGTGTCACAGATTGGCATCGGCGGCGACCTTTTAACGGGGTCAGACCTGCGCCAGATGAGTGACGATGCGCTGATACAAAAAGCGCCGACGGTGTCAATCTTTGCCGAGGTTGAACCGAATCAGAAAGAGCGCATCATTTTAGCGCTCAAAAAAGCCGGTTATGTCGTTGGATATATGGGTGACGGCATTAACGATGCCTCGGCGCTGCACGCTTCTGACGTCAGCATATCGGTGGACAGCGCGGCGGACGCGGCCAAGGAGGCCGCTGATATCGTCCTGCTCGAAAAAGACCTGCGGGTGCTTTTAAGTGGTGTCAAGGCAGGGCGCGTCACGTTTGCCAACACGCTCAAATACGTCTTTATGGCGACGAGCGCCAATTTCGGCAACATGTTCAGCATGGCGGGCGCGTCGCTATTTCTGCCGTTTCTCCCGCTGCTGCCGAAGCAAATTCTGCTCACAAATCTGATGACGGATATTCCGGAGATGACGATTGCCTCCGATGATGTTGACAGCGAACTGATCAGTAAACCGCGGCGCTGGGATATCCGATTTATCCGCCGCTTCATGGTAACATTTGGCCTAATCAGTTCAATATTTGACTATGTCACCTTTGCGCTTCTTTGGTTCTTCCTGCACGCGACAGACACGTCGTTTAGAACGGGATGGTTCATCGAATCGGTCGTTTCAGCCGCGATCATTGTCCTGATTGTCCGGACGAGAAAACCGTTTTTCAAAAGCAGACCGTCCGGCGCTCTGACGTTGGCCGTGTTGCTCATCGCTCTTATCGCAGTCGCTATACCTTATACACCGCTTGCCGGGCTCTTTGGATTTATTCCAATGCAGCCGTGGGTTTTACTTGTTATCGGCTGTATTGTTGCACTTTATATTGCATCGGTTGAATCAATCAAGAAAATCTTTTACCGTCGCGTGTGA
- a CDS encoding DUF1906 domain-containing protein, giving the protein MASIKGIDTSTPILETTAAALYTTGYRFVCRYLVPDSYPKHLSYGEAERLTAAGLSIVSVFETSAKRARGGGKNGSADGLLALEAARAVKMPEDNAIIFAVDFQATAKDMVAIEAYLRAAKEAIAPYKVGVYGSFDVIEEMAQRAVCDCFWQTYAWSGGKKSARADIYQYQNGQTAAGISVDFNEAYNEKGLWRLPFAQDENLPTTVGAARKALTEISKTGAAHSPWADAAVEKLTKAGIISGDGNGNFGWEQCMTREAVATALYNTLEKLGLLDKLS; this is encoded by the coding sequence ATGGCATCGATTAAAGGTATTGATACAAGCACCCCAATTTTAGAAACGACGGCGGCAGCGTTATATACGACGGGATACCGCTTCGTCTGCCGTTATCTCGTTCCGGACAGTTATCCGAAGCATTTATCATACGGCGAAGCAGAACGCCTGACGGCTGCGGGGCTGTCTATCGTATCCGTTTTTGAAACGAGCGCTAAAAGAGCGCGCGGCGGCGGAAAAAACGGTTCGGCGGACGGTTTGCTGGCACTGGAAGCGGCACGGGCGGTAAAAATGCCGGAAGACAACGCTATTATTTTTGCCGTTGATTTTCAGGCAACCGCTAAAGATATGGTAGCCATTGAAGCCTATTTAAGAGCAGCAAAAGAAGCAATCGCGCCCTATAAAGTTGGCGTCTATGGAAGCTTTGATGTCATCGAGGAGATGGCACAACGCGCCGTGTGCGACTGCTTTTGGCAGACGTATGCCTGGTCTGGTGGTAAGAAGTCAGCACGTGCCGACATCTATCAGTATCAAAATGGTCAGACAGCTGCCGGGATATCCGTCGACTTCAATGAGGCTTATAACGAAAAAGGTCTGTGGCGATTGCCTTTTGCTCAGGATGAAAATTTGCCGACGACGGTCGGCGCGGCGCGCAAGGCGCTGACGGAAATCTCCAAAACAGGCGCGGCGCACAGTCCATGGGCGGATGCGGCTGTTGAAAAGCTCACAAAAGCAGGGATCATCAGTGGAGATGGGAACGGCAATTTCGGTTGGGAGCAGTGCATGACACGGGAAGCCGTCGCCACAGCGCTGTACAACACGCTGGAGAAGCTCGGATTGCTTGACAAACTCTCATAA
- a CDS encoding patatin-like phospholipase family protein, producing the protein MRFGIALSGGGTRGAAHVGVLCALEEAGLLPTSVAGTSAGSLVAGLYALGYTPSSMKEIILKLSKSGPSLMDADYFGILRSVVQLFRKKRMTFSGFIKGDKLEKYLEGLAGGKKMTDLRMITVIAAVDLFSRKTIAYTNNRAKAVQMPNVIWKSDVQISAAMRASCAVPAVFQPKKLDGMLLVDGGVTDIVPVDLLIAAGEKNVLGVDVNTATPMKADGNILDVCNQSLSILMSCLSGYRTSGEKLSLVPLLPDTAGLLTFEQMTACLDAGYESAKKMVPEIRRVFS; encoded by the coding sequence ATGCGTTTTGGAATTGCGTTGTCCGGCGGTGGCACACGTGGCGCGGCACACGTTGGCGTTCTGTGTGCCTTGGAGGAGGCCGGGCTTTTGCCGACGTCTGTCGCCGGAACGAGCGCCGGCAGCCTTGTCGCCGGGCTGTATGCGTTAGGCTATACGCCGAGCAGCATGAAGGAGATTATTTTAAAACTCAGTAAATCGGGCCCGTCACTCATGGACGCGGATTATTTTGGGATTCTCCGATCTGTTGTGCAGCTGTTTCGCAAGAAGCGCATGACATTTTCAGGTTTTATTAAAGGCGATAAGCTGGAGAAGTATTTGGAGGGGTTAGCTGGCGGCAAAAAAATGACAGACCTTCGCATGATAACTGTCATCGCAGCCGTTGACCTCTTCAGCAGGAAGACAATTGCCTATACAAATAATAGGGCCAAGGCTGTACAAATGCCAAACGTCATCTGGAAATCAGACGTTCAAATCAGCGCGGCTATGCGAGCCTCCTGTGCTGTTCCCGCCGTCTTTCAGCCGAAGAAGCTGGACGGGATGCTCCTTGTTGACGGCGGCGTGACAGATATAGTACCGGTTGACCTGCTCATTGCGGCCGGAGAAAAAAACGTTCTGGGCGTTGATGTGAACACAGCCACCCCCATGAAGGCAGACGGCAACATTCTTGATGTCTGCAACCAGTCCTTATCCATCCTGATGAGCTGCCTGAGCGGCTACAGGACGAGCGGCGAAAAGCTCTCCTTAGTCCCACTCCTGCCGGATACGGCCGGTCTTCTGACGTTTGAGCAGATGACGGCTTGCCTTGACGCGGGCTATGAGTCGGCGAAAAAAATGGTGCCTGAAATTCGGCGTGTGTTTTCATAA
- a CDS encoding DUF4180 domain-containing protein, whose product MAVKTLENNGISIAVCDTASHIGTISDVLDLLATATYGSECAGLVLLKESLPEAFFDLKTGFAGDVLQKFSNYRMKLAIVGDFSQYTSQSLKDFIYECNKGRLVFFKHSLDEAMTALTASP is encoded by the coding sequence ATCGCCGTGAAAACGCTCGAAAATAACGGAATTTCAATCGCCGTCTGTGATACCGCGTCGCACATAGGCACTATTTCAGATGTCCTTGATTTGCTTGCGACGGCGACTTATGGGTCTGAATGCGCCGGTCTTGTCCTACTCAAGGAAAGCCTGCCGGAGGCATTTTTTGACTTAAAAACAGGCTTCGCCGGTGACGTCTTGCAGAAATTTTCAAATTACCGGATGAAGCTTGCCATCGTCGGCGATTTTTCACAATATACAAGCCAAAGCCTCAAAGATTTTATTTATGAGTGCAACAAAGGCCGTCTCGTGTTTTTTAAACACAGTCTTGATGAGGCGATGACGGCTCTGACAGCCTCGCCCTGA
- a CDS encoding alpha/beta hydrolase: protein MATSVFKSPEARDAFRTVYNGVLNRFPFGHQYVDTAFGRTFILTAGRETAPPVFVFHGSCSNSVFMSQEIIALSQDYRVYAVDLLGEAGNSAEFRPNLESDAFTLWLKDIFDALSVESAVMLGSSLGGWLALKFATAYPARVSRLILIAPGGLSGQNHEYTIKADSARARNETLTMDEAVIGDAALPKEVVDFMNLILASYNPITAILPVFTDDQLRRLVMPVLFIGGENDILLDAPGAARRISENLPHAEVHLLPNTGHIILNASDYFIPFLQKEVSP, encoded by the coding sequence ATGGCGACAAGCGTTTTCAAATCGCCGGAAGCGCGCGACGCCTTCCGCACCGTGTACAACGGTGTTCTCAACCGTTTCCCTTTCGGGCACCAATATGTGGACACAGCCTTCGGCCGGACCTTTATATTGACAGCGGGTCGCGAGACGGCACCGCCTGTCTTCGTGTTCCATGGGTCGTGCTCCAACAGCGTTTTTATGTCTCAAGAAATCATCGCGTTGTCTCAAGATTACCGTGTCTATGCCGTTGATCTCCTTGGAGAGGCTGGAAACAGCGCTGAATTCAGACCGAACCTCGAATCAGATGCCTTTACACTCTGGCTTAAGGACATTTTTGATGCGCTCAGCGTTGAAAGCGCCGTCATGCTCGGCAGCTCTCTCGGCGGCTGGTTGGCTCTGAAATTTGCCACAGCGTATCCGGCGCGCGTCTCGCGCCTTATTCTGATTGCACCGGGCGGCCTGTCAGGACAGAACCATGAATACACGATAAAAGCTGACAGTGCCAGAGCACGAAACGAAACGCTGACGATGGATGAAGCCGTTATCGGCGACGCGGCGCTGCCGAAAGAGGTCGTCGATTTCATGAACCTTATCCTCGCGTCGTATAACCCGATCACGGCCATACTGCCGGTATTCACAGATGACCAGCTTAGACGGCTAGTGATGCCCGTTTTGTTCATTGGCGGTGAGAACGACATTCTGCTTGACGCACCCGGGGCGGCTCGTAGAATCAGCGAAAACCTCCCGCATGCAGAAGTTCATCTGCTTCCGAATACAGGACATATAATCTTAAACGCATCCGACTATTTCATACCATTTCTTCAAAAGGAGGTATCGCCGTGA
- a CDS encoding helix-turn-helix domain-containing protein: MNETYYTVEHVSEMLNIHPKTIQRYIREGKLRAVKLGKSWRITGHDLSRFTENGLIMPYSDDQNASPALSVTASAVIDIAVRGKEDAVRIMNALTAASISKPPEYGHSSLQSQYIVEESKVRLSLWGGVRFMAAIMASVAYLTEEDGRND, translated from the coding sequence ATGAACGAAACATATTATACCGTCGAACACGTATCGGAAATGCTGAACATCCATCCAAAGACGATTCAGCGCTATATCAGAGAGGGTAAGCTCCGCGCCGTCAAGCTCGGCAAAAGCTGGCGGATCACGGGGCATGACCTCAGCCGCTTTACTGAAAACGGCCTTATCATGCCGTACAGTGATGACCAAAACGCCTCGCCGGCTCTGTCCGTCACGGCTTCCGCCGTCATTGACATCGCTGTCCGCGGCAAAGAGGACGCCGTTCGTATCATGAACGCCTTAACGGCAGCCTCCATCTCTAAGCCACCGGAGTACGGTCACTCGTCTCTCCAGTCTCAGTATATCGTCGAAGAGAGCAAGGTCCGTTTATCGCTTTGGGGCGGCGTGCGATTTATGGCCGCCATCATGGCGTCCGTTGCCTATTTGACGGAGGAAGACGGGAGGAATGATTAA
- a CDS encoding pyrimidine/purine nucleoside phosphorylase, with the protein MDRFENVAVIKKANIYFDGKVTSRTVVFQDGSKKTLGIMLPGTYEFGTADKEVMEILGGRLQVELPGKNIWESFTAGEAFEVAANSKFKLIVEETADYCCSYIEA; encoded by the coding sequence ATGGACAGATTTGAAAACGTCGCTGTGATTAAAAAGGCGAATATATATTTTGACGGAAAGGTGACGAGCCGGACCGTTGTGTTTCAGGACGGCAGCAAAAAAACGCTCGGTATCATGCTCCCTGGGACGTATGAATTTGGGACGGCAGATAAAGAGGTGATGGAAATCCTCGGCGGGCGGCTGCAAGTTGAGCTGCCCGGAAAGAACATCTGGGAGAGCTTTACGGCGGGTGAGGCCTTCGAGGTGGCAGCCAACAGTAAATTCAAACTGATTGTTGAGGAAACGGCCGACTATTGCTGTTCGTATATAGAGGCATAA
- the larC gene encoding nickel pincer cofactor biosynthesis protein LarC: MGASGDMLMGALFELLPEQSLFLQRMNSLGLPGVSVTAEPMTKCGLDGTKIRVIVNGVEETSEDMPDPVSDSSHASHKHKNQPVKKQDDSGAPAPHRHYSYTDICTLILGLDLAENVKTQALDVYRLLGETESAVHNEPLEALSFHEVGSLDAVADIVGCCLLFHMLGPMTVTASPVHVGAGFIRCAHGVLPVPAPATAALLKDIPIYGGSIKAELCTPTGAALLRHFVSRFGEMEPMAVSKIGCGMGTKDFDRPNCLRAFLSDRTASTDTVVEISCNLDDMTPEALGYATTYLMDNGALDVFTTPIFMKKNRPAVLLTCLCRPEEKDILTQAILEQTTTFGVRLMTRRRDVLDVTLETVETPYGSVLVKTGGGYGVTKSKPEYEDVRACADRHGVSFQTVYNAVMAVIAP; this comes from the coding sequence ATGGGCGCTTCCGGCGACATGCTGATGGGGGCATTATTTGAGCTGCTCCCTGAGCAGTCCCTTTTTTTGCAGCGTATGAACAGCCTTGGCCTGCCGGGCGTTTCCGTCACAGCCGAACCGATGACAAAATGTGGCCTTGATGGGACAAAAATTCGCGTTATAGTCAATGGTGTTGAGGAGACAAGCGAGGACATGCCCGATCCGGTATCGGACAGCAGCCACGCGTCTCACAAGCACAAAAATCAGCCGGTGAAAAAACAAGACGACAGCGGTGCACCGGCACCGCATCGGCACTACTCATATACTGACATCTGCACACTGATTCTGGGCCTTGACCTTGCCGAAAACGTTAAAACACAGGCGCTCGACGTTTACCGCCTGCTCGGCGAGACTGAAAGCGCCGTTCACAACGAGCCGCTTGAGGCGCTTTCCTTTCACGAAGTCGGCTCGCTTGACGCCGTTGCCGACATCGTTGGCTGCTGCCTTTTATTCCACATGCTCGGCCCTATGACCGTGACTGCCTCCCCTGTCCATGTCGGCGCCGGCTTTATCCGCTGCGCGCACGGCGTTCTGCCCGTCCCGGCACCGGCGACGGCGGCGCTCTTGAAGGATATTCCGATTTACGGCGGCAGTATCAAGGCTGAGTTGTGCACGCCGACTGGCGCGGCGCTGCTGCGCCATTTTGTCTCGCGGTTTGGCGAGATGGAACCGATGGCTGTTTCAAAAATTGGCTGCGGTATGGGGACGAAGGATTTTGACCGCCCCAACTGCCTGCGTGCCTTTTTAAGCGACAGGACGGCTTCAACCGACACTGTCGTTGAAATCTCCTGCAATCTTGACGATATGACGCCGGAAGCGCTTGGTTATGCAACGACTTATCTCATGGACAACGGCGCGCTGGATGTGTTTACGACACCGATTTTTATGAAAAAAAACCGCCCTGCCGTCCTGCTCACCTGTTTGTGCCGTCCGGAGGAGAAGGATATTTTGACGCAGGCGATTCTTGAACAGACGACGACGTTCGGCGTCCGTTTGATGACGCGGCGGCGTGATGTTCTCGACGTAACGCTTGAAACGGTCGAGACGCCTTATGGCAGCGTCCTTGTCAAAACCGGCGGCGGTTACGGTGTGACGAAATCAAAACCGGAGTATGAAGACGTCCGCGCCTGCGCCGACCGCCACGGCGTTTCCTTTCAGACGGTCTATAATGCCGTGATGGCGGTAATCGCCCCTTGA